The genomic region CATATTCATAGTTTCGCACTACGAACTTTTTAATAATTACTCCCCTTGCCTAGTGGAGTCGCATTTCCTCTGTCTATACAAGTTGCAGCTTCTTTGAGTCAATCGTTGGTTCTTCCTGACTTATTGACGGTTCTTATTGAATCGTTCCTCTGTTCTGTATTTTTCCAATGATTTGCTAACTGATTTCGGATATGTATCGTCTTTCATGATAAAGATGCTCCCTTGTCTTTAAGACGTTGCTTCTTTCTTATATAATATAATCGCTGCTGTTTGGAGATGTATTCATGCCAGATCGTAACTAAACTAGACTATCTTTCAAGTCGCTGATATCACTTCTTTCGTGCTCTTATTCTAATTGCTCCTTAGTATTCTTCTTCTTAATAAGGTTGATGTCTTATGCTGTCCACTATCGGCTAGATATTATCGATTATAAGTCTCTGTCTTAATAACATCAACCCCTTAACATTACCATGTTTATAAGTATGGAAAGCTAGATATGTAATTGACATTCCTTTCTTTCTGTCACTTAATGCTTTATTAATTCAAGAAATTGTTTATCCTTGATATTAATAACAAACAATTCTAAACATTCATAAAGATAATACGAGGAGTTTTCGTAATAATAATAATACTGGACGGAGTCTTGCTTGGGGACATCACAGTGTAACACACACTTTTGCTTGTTTGAGGTTCTTTTAAGTAGTCACATAATAAGAATCTGCAATTGATGAGCTGTGTAGACTCTTAAAATTGACACATGATCATTTCAACTAATTATTGACCATTTCCTCCATAATTGATTGAATAAATCCCTATTTATCCAATTAATTATGCAATATTCATctccttattaattaaataaaatttcattatttaattaataaagtctTTATCCATCTACTATTTACTTGATCTCCTTTCTAGCCTAAAATCACTCAATCATCCTTCTTCTAATGTCCACCTTAGgtaaataaatctaaatatttATTTACCTAATTCTCCTATCCCCTTTCCAAAAATTAAATAAGTAttcctatttatttaattgtcttctcCATCTAATTTTCATTAGTGggctaaaattaattaactgaCTAATCCCTCACTTGCACACACTAACCTTGGTCAAATTCCATCAAATCTTGCACATTCTCACGTGTATATAGTTATAGCTTTTGTACACAAGGCATGGCCCCTTTGTACATGTGACATGCACCTTGGTATCATGTCACATGGGACAAAGGACTTGCCCACTCCCCTAGGGTATTTCAAAGTACCCTTTTTCCATCTCATCCCTCCACTTTCACTCGAGATTCTCCACCATAGATTCCCCTTTAATCTTGGGTTACCAAGTGAGGACATTTGTCCTTCTCTCATCTCTCCAAGGATCTCAAACAATTTGAGCCCTTGATCTTTATTTTTATACCTAGCCATCCAATCTTATAACCAAAAATTTATAAATGGGATGCTATCCCAGGCCATTTCAAGACTCCATGAaatgcaatgttatgttgcagGTAGGAGCACTCACATATCACCATCTTTAGCACAACCACCATAGACTTGGTGCAATAAGGGTTGGTGTTGGTGagctttcattttgttttcatcaATGTTTACTAACCTGATGCAGATCAACCTCGAGAATCTTATTAGACGTTCAAGATTAGTAGCCAAAACAATTTACAATCACACAAACAATTCACAGAaacaattacattttcatttatttgtttgcAGCAATAAACCATTACAGGAATACTAAGAATACAATCAAATTCAGTCTCATCAACTACAATTTTCTTCCTCAGGACCTCTGATTCATCTCCAATCAACCACAACATCTTTCCAAATTCTCTTCAATGAATaacaaaatccaaaatcagaacttTCTTCGAAATCCTCCCAAAACTCTCACAAAGAACTCGAATCACCATTTTATATTGCAGTTGGAGAAGTTGAATGGTCTGCAATTATTTCAACTCTTCCCCAAACTGAAATGTCTTCTTGTTCTTGATAACAAATGCTATTAATTTGAATGTCTAATTAGATAATTCACAAGGCTTTGAACCATTGAATTTTGGCCACCTCACCATAGATACCATCATTATGAAAAGCCATGGGAAACAAAACAAGTCCTCTGCGAACCGGAcctttcatattcttctttttggTGGAATTGATCTTACATGAACTTCTTTCAACATCCATATTAGTTCATGAACTATTGACAGTGCCAAAACAATCTTCTTTCTTCAAAATGGAAGGTTTGCAAACTTGTGATTTTGACAAAAATAACTTTTGGCAAACAAACTCTTCCATGCACCACTTCTTGCATATCGTTTTCAACGATTTTGATTTCAGCGAACCAAGCAGTTTGCAAAACAAGTTTTATGGTGAAATAAATGGTTCACAAACTAAAAGTTTTTTCCAAAAACcactatctttctttctttcttccttgcATTGAATCAGCATTTCAGCGAACTTGAGAACTTTCAAATCCTTTTGGTGAATCTTTTGGTTTGCGAACCTCTGATTTTGCCAAAATGTTCTAAATTTTTCCCAAAGACTTCAAACTTCACCAAAGTGAGGTTCTTCACTTAGCCAAATTGAGGTGAACAAATTCTCTTGCGACAAATAATCAAAATCAACCGAAACACAACAAAACCAAACCAAAACTGAAAGCAAACctcaaatgtttttggttgatgttggATTGCCTGTGGATTCGAATGCTCCTGTGTCATAACTCTTTTGTTTAAATAAGCATTGCATAGATTGAGAGTAGTAAGTGTTAACAATATTGTTTAACTTATTCTCTTATATGCTCTCATTTTTTTGTACACAAAGTTGGTTAGGAGTGTCTTGATTAGTGTACAAATCACTATGCATGGGAGTAGATAGCAGTCTCTCAAAGCTTGTCTGCTGAAAACCATTTACTACCTATGTGCTAATTCTCCTCCATGTCTAGTTTGTTTGCAAGGATTATGTATAACGCATtaataaaggatgataaagaagagaaaaaaagaagaaaaataacaaTGAGAAGAAAAAGGGTTGAGGAAGGAGAAAATTAATATGAAGGGGAGGAGGTTTGTAACATGACAAAGTTATTTACCGAAGAAGGATATTGTTGATCAAACATATTTTAGGTAGAAAGGATTCAAAAAATTCTAATTGAGACTTGCCTATGTTCTAAAGCAATAAATCTGTTATCTATCAAATGCTGCCCATTGGATTAGAATTTATCTAAGAGCTTCATTTGATAAACCTTTTTCTGCAAAATAATCAGCCATGGATGTAAAGAGCAATTTGAAAAGTTCAAGGGACGTTGTAGTTATGTGATGTGCCAAAAGAAAAGGAAGTAGCTCTCTCCATGAGATATGGCTTTAAGAAATTATTTTTTTTTCCTAATTATACATTTCGTAATTGCCAATATATACCTTTTTCTCACCTAGCAATCCAACATCTACCATAATAATTATCACAAACAACTAGCCAGATTTTTTGGAAGCATTTTTCTTACAAAGTTCTAGAAATGAATGATCTTGATATGCTGTTTAGGTGTATGGATATTGGAATGCCTATATTGGATGTTCTTAGTAAGGCATTCCCAAGCCATTAGGATACAAATAGAGTCATTACAGTTGAACTCCTACTCTACACTATTCTCTCTTCATATAAAAAATGCAAGGTCAAAACTCTGAACCAAAGATTTTGCACAAATTACTTTTTGAGTCTAGGATCTTGACTACTAGCAAACAAAAGCACCTTAATGGTATTCCTCTTGCTTTTAATTCTGATTCCTTAACCATGCCCATATGGTGTGGTCAATTTTGCTTCATTATAATAGCGGGCATTAATCATTATCAATTATTTCTATCTCAACTCCAATGTTCTCTCACCAGGAGAGTTGCATATgtgttgtttttctctattatttgCTATTGTACATAATCAATTGTCTGCCATCTTGAGAAAATTATAGTCTAAAATTGATTTCTATTCTAGAGCAAAAGAGTACATTAATTTGCTTCAATATCTTTAAGCTAGAGACATCAATTCCTGTTGCTTTGTTATTCTTTGAGAGGTAAAAACAGTGTAGCCTTACTTTGCTTTGTGATATACTTGATTTTGATGTCTTAAGATACTCTTTCATGTTTGGCTGAACTGTTCTTTGATATTAGTTGAATTCAAGCTTAGTGAGTGACCCATAATTTGTTAGTTCCATAAACTAGCTAAATTCTTAAAATAGATGCTTTATAGTTTTAAGTTTGGAATAAATCATACATGGCATTAATAGCCATCTGTGTATAACACTAACAACTACAAAAAGGAAATACCTTCCATGTGTGCATTGGAAACAACTAGAAAAACGGACAGGAAAACAGAAATACAGGACATGACAATCATCCACTAAGTGGGCACCAAATTTTatttgaagaaattttgtatggagTAAAACTTTATGCTACAAAAGAGCAAATTTTTATTCCATTTACTTTGgtacaaacaacaacaacaatctatGATCATTTCTCTATGGAACTTACAAATCTTTGATTCTAGAGATGCTATAACTATATTTAAATGATTCAGAATGCTACAGCTATGTGGGACTTATACTTAGATAATTCTCAAGTGCTTCAGTGGGTTTTTACTTGAGAAATGCTATGGAACTCATGGAACAGTTATCGTGTCTGAGATATAGAAAAGTGTGCTCTGTGGAAATGCTGATTTGTTGCCAGAAAGTTATAGTGGCATCCCCTGTCTCAGATCCATTGATTTTGTTTTCATTGAAATTAGTAAATTACGTTCTAGAACATGTGCAATAGAGATTAATTTTACTTTCACTGTGTAACATTCTCACTGTGATTCTCCATTGGTTTTGATTGAGAAACACTCCAATGATTAGATTCAGATCACATCTCAGTGATAACAAATGCAAAAGGTACTTATGACAGCATGTTACTTGGCTCGTGTCTATGTCGAAGatgaaaaaaatattttgaggTAAAAGTTATGTATACTTTCAGGCTTTCTCTAATCTGAATGAAGAAGGCTCAAGATAAGAGCACCTATGAGCTTCTTAATACTATAGTCAACTTTCAATACCAAATTTTATGTTCATAGTGGTTGGTCTTTGAGATGATATGTTGGATACCAAGGGTGTCAAAGACTTGGTCTCAAGAGGTAGGCTATGTATGCAATTTTGCATCATAAGCCAAATTCATTGCTTCCACAAGTCTATCACAATAAGTACAATATTGAAAGGATAAGGACATTTACCATAAAAATCAGAAACCAAAATTTTTGTTTTAGGTTCATGTCAACTATGTTGCCTTCATTCCTTGTGCTCTTACACACACGTATCTTTAGTTAATTTGAACAAGCTCTGAGGAAAGCTCTTGAAACTATTATTGGTAAGACTGGCAGTAGTTATATAATGACATTTTATAGACATAAGTTAGAACTACATAGCATGTGCACTGTATGACATTTGCAAGAGAGACATAATATAAAAGTTGGTGAATGGAAAACAAGTGATTATTATACTTAGCTCTCAACGGTTGAATTACAGTACAAAATCTGACATCTAGGCCTGTGTAATACATCTTACTTTCATATGGATTGATAAGGTGGCTTTAGATCATGTACTTTTCCCCTCGCCATTAATTTATCCAGCAGCATCCCATAGGCCCATTTCTTCAATTTTTGATGGACTGGACGCAAAAGTCTCTTTAAAAGGGGGTTACAGTTTggaaaattaaaaataacaaataaataacatttaatggCATTTTCTGTTTAATTTCGTCAGTTTCTTACAGTGCATTATGGGAGTTATGCTTGACTTTTCAAAGAGGCAACTTATGCTGCCATACTGGGGGTGCTGAGTTACAGTGGCAATTTGACTTGAATAACATTTGCTATACTGGGAATGCAGTCAGATTATAAGTGTGCTGGGATTTAGGAGATGTTTGGCTGTTAGAAGGGTCCCTTTTTCCTGTTAAATTTCTGCATTAGTGTTCTGCAGCTGATTTGAGGACAAAACCCTATTGGCTCCCTTTGGCAGTCTCGTCAAGGGCTGCAGTTGTGCTTAAGCTATTATCTTTCTTCATTTTTGGTGAGTGTTTGGTGGACTGTCACAGATGTACACAGGACACAATCAATTAGTTTTGGATGGTTGTAGGTCATTGCATGTACTGCAGGTTTGGCATGGTAGCATGCTGTTATTTATCTGTATAATCCAGTTTTATTTTGTCAATAAGATACAGTATTTCACTTGGTGTGTTGTTTATGAATTCAGGTGTAGTAACTTAGAGATACAAGTTTTGTAAAGCATATTTAAGATCAAATGTGCATTTAAGAGGCAGAAACAATTTTTTTCATACATTTATGAGCAGAATGTTAGTAATGTGAATGACGAAGATCCTTATTTGTCTTGGTTCTAACTGACAACTGCGTTGATTGCTGATATGGTCTAAAATTGCATCACATGACTCCAAATGAAAAGGCAATTTCAAAAAGGAAAGCTGTAACTTTGAGAATATGGCTGCCAAAAGCTGTAACTTTGTgaacattaaaaatataaattcAATATGCCAGCTTCTAAATACAAATGAGATGAGGATTTGAACGTGTCCTTGCTGTTTTAGACAAGCATTTTTTCTCTTCCCATCTGAATCTTTTTCCTCAATATTATTGAACGGGAACTATTAAATGTTAGCCTGTAGCAGCCTTCTCCAAGTTCCTTATTCAACAAAAGAGATTGATGCATGTTTCCTATCTTTCACTTCTTTAACAAGAGAGATTGATAGGCAACCTTTCTTGAGCTCTGAAGAGAATTTCTCAAAATCCACATCCGAGTGTAGTGTATTATTCAATAATTTATCTGCTTTACAGTAAGGAATTATTTCCTGACAAAATGACTATTTCGAATTGCAGGAAAGAACTTAGAAGACGTGTTCTAAAAATGAACTTGTATAGGTTATAGTTGCAGAAATGTCTACTTTGGCCTCTAATATTTCCTTGAGGTTACTTCCATGAAGTGACTCAATTTTCCCAATTAATCTTAGGTATCACTTGCTGAATAACATAAAGATCTGTTTGATCAGGTTCAGTGAAAAAAAGTGTTGCAGAGGAGTTTTCTAAGGTATCTGTTAACCCTTGCATGTCTGTGACTCTGTTTCCAATAATTGAGAATATTTCCTTGCTATTCAAAGACAGAATTTTCAGGAGCTGAACTACCTCAAGAAAGAGTCGTTGGTAGTAAAATGTAAATTTACTGATCTCCTTACAAAATTGGAGTGAAACGCTCAAGATGAGAACTAGTTTACCAAAAAGTTTCTCATTTTTCTGGTGATATCTTATGGTTGTCCCAAAATTTATATGTTTTGTCAAATGCAGATATTATGAGTAGTATTTACAGGTGAATCTATATGGAGTACATATTTTGTGCAGTTGAGATACCATATTTTGTTTCAAAGAGCAAAATCAAGTATATTTTGTGTAAGGTTTTATAGTAAGTTTGCAAAGCTGTATAGCTGAATTCTTGGAAATATGTAAATCCTATGGTTTTGACTGCACATGAATATAATTTCTTTTATTTATGATAAAAGACCACAGCTCATACTTCAGGTTAGCATTCTCTTCCTAATCATTgtaactcaatccaaatatgttCTCAGAGATTAATGGTCTTTAAGAATCTTCTAAAGATTAACTGTTGACCAAATCAGGAGACTCAAAGGATCTTTAGGTTTTATAATTAACTTATAGGCACTTGCAAATTGTTGATGCAGGTTTTCAACAATTTGAAAGTCACAAATAGACAAAAGCCATGGGGTTCAAAAGCATGAAATTAGAAAGTGACAGTAAGTTAATTGATATACACTGATAACTAACATGGTTGGTAACTGCCATTGCTACCTACTAATTAGCAAAATCCACTTAACTAAATGATTGAGACAATTTGAAATGTTTCTGACCCCCAAAATGTGAAACTCTAGGCAACAATGATGGATGCACTGAACATTAGATTTTAAGACAACATGATCTTCAAATACCCAAAGGTATAACCAGTAGAGGAAGTAAAGTGGAGCTTAAGTTCTGGTTTTTACTCAAAACTTCTTCATTCAAACTAATAACATCGCACACAAGGAGGGTATACATTTTGCCCTCATGAAAGCTAGTTATGTAATCTAAGATCTTTTGGTCCCTTGTGATTAGGGATGCCAAGCCTCTAATTGCTAGTGGAAAGTTAAATCCCTAGTTAAGGTACCAAAACTTTGACTAGGGGTTTAGAGTGAAAGATATTCTTGCCAAGATGGCATTTGACTTGGCCCCTGGCTTTATGTTTATTAATGACGAGTTATATTGTAATTATGACTTTGGCACAAGTAAGGGTAAGATGAGAGTTGATGAAAGCTGATATGGTACAGGGTGGTGATTATGAATCTTTTTTCGCATTGGGGATTAGGGAAATTGACTTGGGGGTACCTATTGCCCTCTAGTATACAAATTACACTAGTAGCGCTATGCCTCTTTTGTCTTTGAAGTATAATTTTGTTGAACACAGATCTGATAGGAGCCTTGATAGTTTCTGGTAGCTGGTCTGAGGAACCTTTCTAGATGGTGCTTTTGTATTTGTTGTGATCCATATAAATCGAATACAACTTTCATTTTTACAAAGACAATAAAGAAGAAAGTCAAAAAGGTCTCATCAAAATGAAAGCTAGGTAAAGCTTGACCATACGTGAGAGAATCCTATTCTTTCTAAATAATGTTATAAAGGAACAATTTGATCACTAGAGAACGTATCATCCGTGAAAAAATGTGCTTCTCATTGTGGAATATAATGTTGCCAATGCAGGCTAGGGTGACTTTATTGATCGCATTGTGTTTGGTTCCTTCTGTTTTTAAGGGTGATATTGACTTTGTGAGCTCCTTTTCACCGAGTTTTTTCCAATAAGGACTTGGAAGAAGTTTTACGTATTCTTCGGGGTTTTTTAAACTGTCTAGACTCTAAAATGTATAGTTCTCTGTTCCCCCTTTAATGTATTCTCAGAGAGCTGAGGCATAAACTTCACTAGTGTGAATTTTCTCTGAAGAATTCTGGTTTCAACATCTATTTATTTTGACCTTTGAATACATAAGAGTATCACATAAGATTCCTCAATTTGGTATGACCTTAAAGTTTGGTTGTAAACTGTTTTATTTTATCATCAGATATGAAGCTATATATTTGTGATAAAGCTTTTGCATTTTTAAGCATGTAATTGTAGGGTCCAATGACTACAAACATCTTTTGAATCTGTGATAATTCTGCGATTGGTAAACTTTTCCTTGTGCCTGGGCATGCCAATCATCTGAAAGAACTGATCATAGGAACGGGTCAAGCAACTAGCTGTTCATAATCAGAAATTTAAGATTGTCTTTTATGATGAATGGTGAGAATTGTTATGTTTGTTGACAGAATATTTATTCTTTGTTAGAGACTCATTAATATGTTCCTATTACAGATGTGCTGTTTGTCTAGGGGATTATGAGATGAATGAGAAATTACAAAAGCTACCTGTCTGTGGGCATGCCTTTCACTTTGAGTGCATTGATCATTGGCTTGCAAACAACACCACATGCCCACTTTGTAGGACTTCACTTCTCCAAGCTGGTAAAGTTGTTCCTTTGGATTCACCGGCACATGTTACAGTACTCCAGCAGACTCATGACTTTGTACCAGCTTCATCTTCACAGCAAGTGTTTCCTCTTCAAGATATAGCTGTTCAAGAAGGGCCATTTCCTCTTCAAGATATAGCTGTTCAAGAAGGGCCTGATATGCTCAGTATTCCACTAGAGGAAAACATTAGAACTATCAGTGGAAGTTTGTCTGGTGAATCAAATTTGAGCTCTTCGGACATTCATGAAGGTGAGATTTATGTTGGAGTACCCCAACATGGTCATACATTGGTTACATCAGATGGTGCAATAAGTGCAGAGTCTACAGAAACATGATTCTAAAATGGGGCTTGCCATTTTCAGTTTCTTATCCTATTGGATGTTATTGTGGAAGGGAATCACCTATTTTGTGCTCACTGCTGGACTGTACAAAGAGCCAACCAAACCAAAGTAGCAATTTTTTTATATAAACCGGTGGgagaaacaaaaatatatataatgcAGCAGAATATGCTGCTTGTGATATGCTATAGATCATTTGCATCAGAATTTTAGAAACCTGAGTGATGCATCTATGATTCTTGgttccttttcaagattttctTAGTCCTTTTCTCTTCAGAAAGAATGTTCTTGGTACATTCAGTGCCATCAAATAGCTTTGGTTGCCTCTTCAAAAGGAAGGGATAAAGATTAAGCTTTCCTAAGTAAATGCTTGCCTGAAAGCGATCCTATAGCTTTTTCACGAGATTGAAT from Cryptomeria japonica chromosome 3, Sugi_1.0, whole genome shotgun sequence harbors:
- the LOC131035613 gene encoding probable E3 ubiquitin-protein ligase RHA4A, encoding MTNKSSPCSSHCQQALPELKLYQAFIFSIPILFTLVLLLLFYMLYLRRRRRTAWIASQIRTPYQDRGFITVPSERGLKKEFRDMLPIMIFNQSFSKEDTQCAVCLGDYEMNEKLQKLPVCGHAFHFECIDHWLANNTTCPLCRTSLLQAGKVVPLDSPAHVTVLQQTHDFVPASSSQQVFPLQDIAVQEGPFPLQDIAVQEGPDMLSIPLEENIRTISGSLSGESNLSSSDIHEGEIYVGVPQHGHTLVTSDGAISAESTET